The Archangium primigenium genomic interval CCAGGGCGTGGACGTCATCGGCCTGTCGGGCCTCATCACCCCGTCGCTCGACGAGATGGTGAACGTGGCCCGGGAGATGACGCGCCTGAGCTTCGAGGTGCCGCTGCTCATCGGCGGCGCCACCACCAGCCAGCCCCACACCTCGGTGAAGATCGCGCCCGAGTACGGGCCCGGCGTCGTGCACGTGCTGGACGCCTCGCGCGTGGTCAACGTGGTGAGCGCCCTCCTGTCGCCCGAGCAGAAGCCGCGCTTCCTCGCGGAGGTGGGGGACAAGCAGCGCCAGGCCCGCGAGGACTTCACCGCGCGCCGGGTGCGGCGCCGGCTCCTGCCGCTCGAGGAGGCGCGGGCGCGCCGGGCCACCTATGACTGGGGCTCGGTGGACATCCCCCGGCCCGAGTTCCTCGGCACCCGGGTGTTCCAGGACGTGCCCCTCAGGGACGTGGTGCCCTTCATCGACTGGGGCCCCTTCTTCAACGCCTGGGAGCTGTACGGCGCCTTCCCGCGCATCCTGGACGACGAGAAGGTGGGCGCCGAGGCGCGCAAGCTCTATGACGACGCGCGCGCGCTGCTCAAGCGCATCGTCGACGAGAAGCGCTTCACCGCGCGCGCCGTGCTCGGCTTCTGGCCCTGCAACGCGGTGGGGGATGACGTGGAGCTGTACACGGACGAGTCGCGCTCGAAGGTGCTCGGCCACCTGCGCATGCTGCGCCAGCAGGCGGAGAAGCCCCACGAGCAGCCCTACCTGTGCCTGGCGGACTTCGTGGCGCCGAAGGACTCGGGCCGGCTGGACTACTGCGGCGGCTTCGTGGTGACGGCGGGCCTGGGCGTGGAGGCCTTCGCGGACGCCTTCCGCGCCAAGCACGACGACTACTCGGCCATCATGGTGCAGGCGCTGGGAGACCGGCTCGCCGAGGCCATGGCGGAGCTGATGCACAAGCGCGCCCGCGAGTTCTGTGGCTTCGGCAAGAGCGAGGACCTGAACAACGAGCAGCTCATCCGCGAGCAGTACCGGGGCATCCGTCCGGCGCCGGGCTACCCCGCGTGTCCGGAGCACACGGAGAAGGGCACGCTCTTCGCGCTGCTCAACGCCACGGCCGCCACGGGCGTGTCCCTCACGGAGAGCTACGCGATGACGCCGGCGAGCAGCGTGAGCGGCTTCTACTTCAACCACCCCGAGGCGAAGTACTTCGGGCTGGGGAAGATCGGCCGCGACCAGGTGGCGGACTACGCGCGCCGCAAGGGCCTGAGCGTGGACGAGGCGGCGCGCTGGCTCGGCCCCAACCTCGACGAGGAGCCCGTCGCCTCGTCGAGCGCCGCGGCCTGACGCGCGGCTAGTTGCAGGAGAAGGCCACGTTGTCGTGGCGCACGGCGGACGTCTTGTAGACGAGCGTGCGCAGCTCGCCCGCGGAGAAGCCACTCTCTCCGCAGGCGCACGTGGCCTGGGTGCCGGTGCAACTGGTCCAGTTGATGGCGTCGCCTCCGGCGTCCACGCGGTACTCGGCGTTGAAGACGGCCTTGTTCTGGGCGAGGAAGCTCGTCTTGTAGACGCCGCACTCCTTGTAGCGCTGGCACTCCTCGTTGATGGCGAAGTCGAAGGACGAGGCGAGCTGCGCCACCTGGTCGATGTCGTTCTTGAGCGCGATGCCCAGGCACTTGGCGTGCGCGGTGTCCGCCAGCCAGCGGTTGTAGGCGAGCTGATCGTTCGCCGTGATGCCCCAGCAGGCCTGGTCGGTGCAGTTGATCTCCGAGTCGTGCGAGTAGGCGTCGACGTTGTCCGGCTCCACGGCGTCACAGCCCTTGTCCCGCGCGAGTTGCAGGCGCGCCGCCATCACCGTGCGCACCGCGCTCTTGCGGTGATCCAACCACCACTCACAGCTCCCGCCGCTCTGGCACCAGTCGCCCAGGATGTGGACGGACTTCGCGCAGTTCTCGCCCGGGGTGCACCAGGTGTCCTGGGGGAACTGGTTGGCATCGCCGCGCCAGTTCTCGTAGGTGCCCGCGCTGAAGTAGCAGACGACCTTCTTGCCCGCGTTCTTGTACTCCTGGATCTTCGTGCTCGTCGTGCCGAACAGGTCCACGACGTAGACCTGGGCGGACAAGGTCGTGGGCAGCGCGCTGTTCTCCAGATCCCAGATCCACGTGCTCGTCTTGGGGAAGCTCACCTGCGTGCACGCCAGGGCCGGCTCCGCGTCCGGGACGGCGGGCACCTCCGCCGCGGGCGCCTCGGTAGCGGGCTCGGGGGGCGGGGCCTCCTCTTCCGCGGCCAGACAGCCGGAGAGCAGCAGGGACATCCAGGGGGTAAGCCACCGCAACCGTGTCGTCATCGTGTCTCCCTTCGAGCGAAGCACCTTCATGGCAAACCAGGGATTTTCCCACAAGACGCGTTTTACGGGGTTGCGGGTGTCCGGGCGCAGAGGGCGGTGAAGGTCTCCACCAGGGTGTCGGTGGAGGAGGCGGGGAAGATGGGGCAGGTGAGCTTGAGGCTGACCACGCCATGCAGGCCGGCCCACAGCACCTCCGCCAGGGCGGTGGGAGCCAGGGCGGTGGACACGGCGCCCTGGGCCTGGAGGTCCTCGGCGAGCCGCACGACCACCTGGAAAGACTGGCCTCCGGCGTCGGCGTCGCTGCGGAAGATCTCGGTGGTGTACTTCGGGTCGGTCATGAACAGCAGCCGGTAGGTCTCCGGCTGCTCCAGGCCAAAGCCCACGTACGCGTCCGCCAGGGCCCGCAGCCGCCGGGAGGCCACGGGCTCCCGGGTGGCGGGCTCCAGCCGCGCCAGCAGCTCCTCGAAGCCCTGGAGGCACAGCGCGCGGGCGATGGCGTCCCGGTTCTCGAAGTGCAGGTAGATGGCCGCGGGCGAGTACTCGATGGCCTCGGCGAGCTTGCGCATCGTCAGCGCCTCGAAGCCCTCGCGCACCACCATGTCCCGCGCCATGCGGAGGATGGCGGCGCGCACCTCCGCCCGCTGCCGCTCCCGACGCTCCGTGCTTCCCATGCGCTGCGTCCTCCCTTGACGCGATGAACGGGTCATATTATCTGAACGGCGTTTACTAAACAACGTTCACAAGATGAACGGCGATAAACGGGAGGCACGGACATGGGCAAGCTGGCGCTGTGGGGAGCGGCGGGAGCCGTGGGTCGGAGCATCGCGGAGGCCCTCCGGGCCCGGGGGCAGCCCTACCGGGTGGTGGGCCGCTCGCTCGGCGGGTTGAAGGCGACGTTCGGGGGAGATCCGCTGGCGGAGGCGGTGACGTGGAACCCGGAGGACGCGGCGTCGGTGCGCGCGGCGGCCCGGGGGGTGGACACGCTCGTCTACCTCGTGGGGGTGCCGTACCCCGAGTTCCACCTGCACCCGGTGCTGATGCGGCGCACGCTGGACGCGGCCATCGCCGAGGGCGTCGAGCGCCTCGTGCTCATCGGCACGGTGTACCCGTATGGCCGGCCCCGGACGGCGACGGTGGACGAGACGCACCCGCGCGAGCCGCACACCTTCAAGGGGCGGATGCGCAAGGAGCAGGAGGACCTGGTGCTCGCCGAGCACGCCGCCGGGCGCATCCAGGGCACCATCCTGCGCCTGCCGGACTTCTACGGGCCGGGAGTGGACAAGAGCTTCCTGCACGCGGCCTTCCAGGCGGCGGTGTCGGGCGGCACGGCGAACCTGGTGGGGCCCCTGGACACGCCGCACGAGTTCGTCTTCATCCCGGACGTGGGGCCGGTGGTGCTCTCCCTGGCGGAAGCGCCGGGCGCCTATGGCCGCTTCTGGAACCTGGCGGGGGCGGGCGCCATCACCCAGCGGGCCCTGGTGGAGCGCATCTTCGCCGAGGGGGGCCGGCCGCCGCGCTTCCGGGTGGCCTCGAAGCTGATGCTGCGGCTGCTCGGGCTGCGCGACCCGTTCCTGCGCGAGCTCGTGGAGATGCACTACCTGCTCACCCAGCCCGTGCTCCTGGACGACTCGGCGCTGCGCGGGCTGCTGGGCCCGTTGCCCAAGACGTCCTACGAGGAGGGCGTCCGGCGGACCCTGGAGGCCATGCGCGCGGAGGCGCGGGTGCCGGGCGCGGCGTGACGGACGGGGCTCAGCGCCGGGGCCAGGCGGCGAGGATCCGCTCGACGGCGTCTTGAGCGCGCCGGTCCACCGCGCCGCTCAGGGATTTGGCGGGGACGTCGAAGTTCTTGAAGTGCAGCCGCTTCCACACCGGCAGGTGGGTGTCGTAGCGCACGCACGCGTTGGGGCTCCAGAGCACGCCGTCCGCCTGGGCCACGGCGCGCTCGAGGCACGCATCGAACCCGGCGCCGGTGGGCAGATGGCGCAGGGCCTCGACGACGTGGCGCAGATCGAGGGACAGGCCCGTCCGGGGCGCACCGGTCACCGCCTGGAACACGTCACCCAGCCGGTCCTCGGGCAGAAAGGCGAGGAAGCCAGGGCGCAGGATCGCGCATCCCGCGCGGAGGCGGCCGGCCTGGAAGGTGGCGGGAAAGCAGACCACGTCGGGCAGGGGCTCGGGGGTCGCGTGGCCGAACAGGGGCGCCCGGCGATGCAGCTCCAGCGCCGTCAGCACGCTCCGCTGCGTGTCGCGATCCAGTCCCAGGACGAACGTCTCGTGCGGGCCCGACACGAGGAGCGTGTCCGGGAAGGGGGCGGAGACCCCATGGGGGGGGATGTCGCGCAGGAGCACCTGCGTGCGCTCTCCCGGGGCGGACTCCCACACGAGCCGCTCGGGCGTCAGCCAGTAGCGGGTGGAGCGGGGCCGTCGGTAACGGAAGGCGGGCAGCAGGCACATGACGACCCCGACGACCAATCCGGCGAAGATGCCCAGGAACAGGCTGCTCAGCACGAAGAGACCCAGGCCCACGAGCTGAGCACGGAATGGGACGCGGAACGGAGGGGATGGGTCCTGGGTGAGGAGGATCTCTCCGGGCACCAGGTCCGGGACGGGGGTCCGGACGCACAGCGCGCGCAGGCGCGAGAGCCGCGCCCCGCGAGACGGGGTGGGGGTCTCGGGCGAGGGGCGCGATTCGAGCCGCTGGTCCAGGAGGGCGTCCAGCCGGTCGCGGCGCCGGAGCACCTCGCGCACGGTGGCGAGCACGGGGTGCGCGCGGGGCCAGTCCTCGCGTTGGGCGAGCTGCTGGATGGCGGCCAGGGCGGCCTCGAAGTCGGGCTCCCGGGCCGCCACCTCGTCGAGGAGGCCGGGTTGCTGTCCCAACTGACGCCTCCACTGGCGCTCTTCCAGGCGGCCCTGGAGCGCCCGGTAGTGGACGCGCGCGGCCTCCACGGTCTCGAGGCGACCCTCGAGCCGGCGCCGCACGTCCTCGGGAGCCAGCAGGTGGTCGGACATGGCGCCTCAGCGTAGCCCAGGGCTCGGATAGAGTGCGCGCCCATGGCTTCCGTGCTCGCCCCCGCGTCGCACTCCAATCGGTTGTTGAAGGAGTTCCTGGATCAGGACGTCGTCCCGCGCGAGATGTCCATCGCCCGGTTCATGTGCGGCCTCGCCTCGCTCGGGTGTGTGGCCGCGCTGGCGCTCGCCGGGGTGATTGGCTGGGGGCTGTCCCTGACGCTCGGGGGGCTGACCTTCGTGCTGGCCCTCTACTACGGGCTGTCGTTGTGGGCGCTCGGCCGGGGCAGCTTCCATCCGGCGCTCCAGTGGGTGGACAGCGCCATCACCGTGTCCATCCCGGCGCTCGTGTTCGTCGTGGACGGCGTCTTCCACGGCCCCGAGTACGCGCTCACCACGCCGCCCTTGGTCATCTGGGGCGCGCTCATCGTCGTGTGCGCGCTCCGGGCGGGCCCGGGCCTGGCCTACTTCGCCGCGGGGCTCGCCGCGGTGGAGTACCTGGCCGTCTACCTGGTGCTCGTCCACCCGAGGCTTCCGCCCGAGGCCCTCAACACCCTGTCACCGCCCATGGTGGCGCTGCGCTGTGTGTTCCTCTTCGCCTACGGGCCGCTGACGGCCATGCTCGCCCGGCTCATCGTGAGCAAGGCCGAGGCGGCGCTGAGCGCCATTCGCGAGAAGGACGTGATGGGCAAGTACTTCCTGCACGAGCGGCTGGGCGCGGGCGGCATGGCCGAGGTGTTCCGCGCCACGTACAGCCCCGAGGGCGGCTTCGAGAAGCAGGTGGCCATCAAGCGCGTGCTGCCGGCCTACATGGACAACGAGGAGTTCCTCGCCCTGTTCCGGCGCGAGGCGGAGTTGGGCTCGCTCCTCATCCATCCCAACATCGTCCAGGTGCTCGACCTGGGGCGGCACCAGGGCACGCTCTTCCTCACCATGGAGTACGTGCAGGGGCTCACGTTGAGCGCGCTGCTGCGGCGGGTGCCGGGCCGGCGGCTGCCCCCCGCGGTGGTGGCGTACCTCGGCGTGGAGATCGCCGGGGCGCTCGGGTACATGCACGCCCGCGCGGACACGACCGGCGAGCCCCTGGGCCTGGTGCACCGCGACCTGAACCCGCCCAACATCCTCCTGTCGCGCGTGGGGGAGGTGAAGCTGTCGGACTTCGGCATCGCGCGCGCCGCGAGCCGGGCCTCGCTCACCCAGGCGCAGGCGGTGCGGGGCAAGGCGGGCTACATGGCGCCGGAGCAGATCCGCGGCGAGCCCCTGGACGGGCGGGCGGACCTCTTCGCGCTGGGCCTCACCCTGCACGAGGCCCTCACGGGCGCGCGCACCATCCCCGGCGACAGCGAGGCCGAGATGATGATGGCCACCGTCCACCAGACGCCCAAGGCGCCCTCGGAGCTCGTGCCGGGCCTCTCCCCCGCGCTCGACGCCATCGTCATGGACCTGCTGCACCAGGACCGCGCGCGGCGCACGCCCTCGGGCGAGGTGCTCCAGCAGCGGCTCCTGGCGCTCACCGGGGTGGAAGCGCCCCTGCCCGAGGGCCGACGCCAGCTGATCGAACTGCTCCGGCAAGCGTCCGACCAGCCCGCGAGCACCCCGTCCTCGCGGCCCATGGCCCCGGGAGGCCTCGCCGCGGGCTGACGCCTTGTGAGGAGGGCAGGCCGCCAGTCAGCCGCCCCCATGCCGCTGGATCCGACTGTTCCGAGACCCAACCTTCCTATCCGTCAGGCACTTCACGAAACGGCGAGGAGGACGGACATGGCACGGGTGGAGAAGACGAAGGCACGCCGCTTGGCGGTCGTCACGGGCGCCTCGAGCGGCATCGGCTACGAATTGGCGAGGCAGTTCGCCCAGCATGGCTTCGACCTGCTCGTGGTCGCGGAGGACGCGGGCATCGTCCAGGCGGCGGAGCGGCTCGAGGCGCTGGGCGTCCGGGTGGAGAGCATGCAGGTGGACCTCGCGGAGTTCGAGGGCGTGGAGAAGCTCTACGAGCGCATCCAGTACGCGGGCCGTCCAGTAGACGCGATCGCCATCAACGCCGGCGTGGGCGTGGGCGGGGACTTCGCTCGGGAGACGGACCTGAAGGCGGAGCTCAACCTCATCAGCCTGAACATCACCTCGTCGGTGCACCTGGCCAAGCGGGTGATCAAGGACATGGTGGCCCGGGGCGAGGGCCGCGTCCTGTTCACCTCGTCCATCGCCGCGGCGATGCCCGGTCCGTTCGAGGCCGTGTACTCGGCCTCCAAGGCCTTCCTGCTGTCCTTCTCCGAGTCCATCCGCAACGAGCTCAAGGACACGGGCGTGACGGTCACGGCGCTCATGCCGGGCCCCACGGAGACCAACTTCTTCCACCGCGCGGGCATGGACGACACCCGGGTGGGCCAGCAGGAGAAGGACAGCCCGGAGCTCGTCGCGAAGCAGGGCTTCGAGGCGCTGATGGCGGGCGCGGACAAGGTCGTCGCCGGCTCGCTCAAGAACAAGGCCTTCGTCGCCGCGGCGTCGGTGCTGCCGCTCACCACCACGGCGGAGCTCCACCGCGCGTTGTCGGAGCCAGGCTCGGGCCGCCACTGAGCGTTTCAATGCGCGTGTAGAAAGACAGCGCCGTGGTGCCCCGGGTGGGGGGCCACGGCGCTGTCGTTTCCGTGGTGTACTTTCGCCTCGATGGGCTCGTTCGGAGCCCCTGTGATTGCCCGAGGCGGGGATGAAACGTCGCGTCGTCGTATCCAGTGGTTTGTGTCTGTGGCTCGCGCTCACCGCGTGCGGTGGAGAGGCGCCCAATCCGAGGCCCGAGCCGGGCGTCGAGTCTCCCGACTCGGGAATGAAGGATCCGCCGGTCGAGGTCCCGGACGCGGGGGGACCCGCTCCCGAGGTCGACGCGGGCGTGGACGCGGGTGAGCCGGAACCCGAGGTCGACGCGGGCGTGGACGCGGGCGAGCCGCCGCCCGAGGCCGACGCGGGCGTGGACGCGGGCGAGCCCGAGCCGGACGGGGGCGTGGATGGAGGGTGGGATGGCGGCTCCGAGCCGGGCGATGCGGGCACGGACGGAGGCACGGGTTCTCCGGACGGGGGCGGCGGCGTGTGTGGTCCGTCCTTGTACGAGTCCCTGGCGTCGACGGGGGACGCGCGCGTCGTCGCGAACGCGGCGGAGGACATCCTGGTCCGGCTGCGGGCCATCCCGGGCATGACGGTGACGGAGGGCTCCAGCGGCGTCTCGGGGTACCGCTACTTCAGCATGACGTACGTGCAGCCGGCGGATCACACCCGTCCGGACTGCCAGTCCTTCACCCAGCGCCTGGCGCTGTGGCACACGTCGGACACGGCGCCGATGGTGCTCTCCACGAGCGGCTATTACCTGTCCACGGGCCGCAGCGAGCCCACGCGCCTGCTGGGCTCGAACCAGATCTCCATCGAGCACCGCTTCTTCCCGCCGAGCATTCCCTCGCCCGAGGACTGGAGCCAGCTGACCATCAAGCAGTCCGCGGACGACTTCCACCGGGTGGTGCAGGCCCTCAAGCCCATCTACGGCGGCAAGTGGCTGTCCACGGGCGGCAGCAAGGGCGGCGAGACGGTGGTGTTCTTCCGGCGCTTCTATCCCCAGGACATCGACGGCACGGTGGCGTACGTCGCGCCCATCGCCTGGGAGGACGACGAGCGCTTCCCGGCCTTCCAGGACGCGGTGGGCGGCGAGCCCCAGCGCGCCTGCCGCGAGCGCATCCACACCTTCCAGCGCACGGTGCTGGAGCGGCGCATGGAGATGCTGGACCTGCTGGCGGCCTACGGCGCCCGGACGGGACGGACCTTCAACCAGCTCGGTCTGGAGCGCGCCCTGGAGCACGCCGTCATCGAGACCTACTTCGCCTTCTGGCAGTACAACTACCCGTCCTCGTGCTCGTCCTTCCCCGGTCCGGAGGCCACCAGCCAGCAGCTGCTCAACAAGATGGACGCGGAGGTGGGCCTGAGCACGTTCGCGGACACGGGCTCCGGCAGCATCGGCCAGTACGCGGCGTACTACTACCAGGCGGCGGTGGAGCTGGGCTGGCCCCAGCCCTATGAGGCCTTCCTCGGCGGCCTCATCCAGTACCCCAACACCGACACCGCGCCCGTGTACTCGCCGCCGGGTCTGCCGCTCGTCTTCAAGCCCAACGCGATGGCGGACGTGCAGGACTGGGTGTCCACCCGGGGCGAGCGGCTGCTCTTCATCTACGGCACGCTGGACCCCTGGAGCGCGGCGGCCTACTCGCTCGGCAACGCCCAGGACTCGTACCTGTTCGAGGTGCCGGGCGGCAACCACGGCGCGAGCATCGCCCAGCTCCCCGAGCCCCAGCGCACGATGGCGCGCGATGCGGTGCGCCGCTGGGCGGGCGTCTCCAGCCTCCGTCGGCTGAGCCCGGCGGAGTCGGGGCCCCAGTACCCCGAGTTCGCCCCGCACCTGCCGCCCTGGCTCCAGGGCCCGCGGGCGCCGTAGCTCAGCGGGGCGCGGCGGGCCGCGAGGCGGGAATGAGCGGCCAGGCGCGCTTCAAGGTGACGGCGGTGGAGGCGGCGATGGCCGCCTTCACCACGTCCCCGGGAACGAACACGAGCGAGCCGAGCGCGGCCTTGGACACGGGCAGGGCCGCGACCACGGCGAGCCAGGGGATGCCCACGGCGTAGATGACGCCGATGCCCCCCAGCACGTTGATGGCGAAGGCCCGGGGCACCGTGAGGCGCGCCCAGGAGCGCTCGGTGAGCCATCCGATGAGGAAGGCCGCGGGCAGCCACCCCACGAAGAAGCCGCCGGTGGGCCCGGGGTAGACGGCGAGCCCGCCGTTGCCGCCCGCGAGCAGGGGCAGGCCCGCGGCCACGAGCACGTGGAACAGGCCCAGGGCGAGCCCCGCCTTGCGCGCCCCGAGCGTGGAGCCCGCGAGCATCACCCCCAGCGTCTGCGCGGTGATGGGCACGGGCAGCCAGGGCAGGGGCAGGGGCGGCAGCAGCCCGAGCGCGGCCACGAGGGCGGCGAACAGGGCGACATGGACGAAGTCTCGGGTCTTCACGAAGGGTCCTCGGCGTCGAAGCAGCGCGCGTCGATGGCCTCGGCGAGCGCGTCCGCGGTGCGCAGGGTCTTGACGAGCAGGGGCACGAGCAGCGCGAGCGGGTCGCGCTCCAGGCCCCGCACGCGCTGGGCCTCGCGTACCTCGCCCACCCAGGTGGCCATCAGGGGGATGAAGCGCAGGGTGAGCGACAGCATCAGCCCGAGGCGGGTGGGGCTCACGCCGAAGCGGGCCAGGGGACGCAGGGCGCGGCCCAGGGCATCCAACTGCTCGGTCACCCGCGTGGTGAGCGACACGAGCGTGGCGAGCAGCACCAGCACGGCGAGCCGCGCCACGGTCCGTCCCGCCAGCTCCCAGTCGGCCAAGAGGCCCTGGAGCAGGAACAGGGGCACCAGCACCCAGGCGAGCAGCTGGAGCGTGGACAGCGGGGCGCTCGCGGGCAGGCGCGCCAGGGCGAAGAGGCCCAGGGTGGCCCCCAGGGCGAGCGCGAGCACGGGGGGCGAGGGGAAGACGAGCAGGCCGAGGCTCGCGGCGAGCAGGCCGAGCATCTTGGCGCCCGCGGGCGCGCGGTGCAGGGGCGAGTCGCGGTGCAGGTACAGGCCGGCCGTCACGTCATGCTCCGCACGTAGGCGTCGAGCGCCACCGCGGGCACGTCGTCGGCGACGATCCGGCCCGCCTCGAAGACGAGCACCCGATCGAAGTCGTGCAGCAACTCCAGGTCGTGCGACACGACGATGGCCGTCTGGGGCAGGGCGTGGATGGCCTGGGCGAGCCGGCGCTTGTTGCGCAGGTCCAGGAGGGTGGTGGGCTCGTCGAAGACGATGTAGCGCGGCTCCATGACGAGCACGCTGGACAGGGCGAGCAGCTGCTTCTGGCCCCCGCTGAGCAGGTGGGCGGGGTGGTGGCGCAGCCCCTCGAGATCATGACGGCGCAGGGCGGCGGTGACCCGGGCCGCGATCTCCGCGGGCGGCAGGCGCAGGTTCTTCAAGCCGAACGCCAGATCCTCCTCCACCGTGGGCAGGACGATCTGGTTGTCCGGATTCTGGAAGACGAAACCCACCTGGCGGCGGATGGCGCGCGCGTCGGTGCGGGTGTCGAGCCCGTCGACGAGCACCCGGCCCCGCTCGGGCACGAGCAGGCCGTTGAGCAGCCGCGCGAAGGTGCTCTTTCCAGAGCCATTGCCGCC includes:
- a CDS encoding endo alpha-1,4 polygalactosaminidase, with product MTTRLRWLTPWMSLLLSGCLAAEEEAPPPEPATEAPAAEVPAVPDAEPALACTQVSFPKTSTWIWDLENSALPTTLSAQVYVVDLFGTTSTKIQEYKNAGKKVVCYFSAGTYENWRGDANQFPQDTWCTPGENCAKSVHILGDWCQSGGSCEWWLDHRKSAVRTVMAARLQLARDKGCDAVEPDNVDAYSHDSEINCTDQACWGITANDQLAYNRWLADTAHAKCLGIALKNDIDQVAQLASSFDFAINEECQRYKECGVYKTSFLAQNKAVFNAEYRVDAGGDAINWTSCTGTQATCACGESGFSAGELRTLVYKTSAVRHDNVAFSCN
- a CDS encoding CbiQ family ECF transporter T component codes for the protein MTAGLYLHRDSPLHRAPAGAKMLGLLAASLGLLVFPSPPVLALALGATLGLFALARLPASAPLSTLQLLAWVLVPLFLLQGLLADWELAGRTVARLAVLVLLATLVSLTTRVTEQLDALGRALRPLARFGVSPTRLGLMLSLTLRFIPLMATWVGEVREAQRVRGLERDPLALLVPLLVKTLRTADALAEAIDARCFDAEDPS
- a CDS encoding NAD-dependent epimerase/dehydratase family protein translates to MGKLALWGAAGAVGRSIAEALRARGQPYRVVGRSLGGLKATFGGDPLAEAVTWNPEDAASVRAAARGVDTLVYLVGVPYPEFHLHPVLMRRTLDAAIAEGVERLVLIGTVYPYGRPRTATVDETHPREPHTFKGRMRKEQEDLVLAEHAAGRIQGTILRLPDFYGPGVDKSFLHAAFQAAVSGGTANLVGPLDTPHEFVFIPDVGPVVLSLAEAPGAYGRFWNLAGAGAITQRALVERIFAEGGRPPRFRVASKLMLRLLGLRDPFLRELVEMHYLLTQPVLLDDSALRGLLGPLPKTSYEEGVRRTLEAMRAEARVPGAA
- a CDS encoding SDR family NAD(P)-dependent oxidoreductase produces the protein MARVEKTKARRLAVVTGASSGIGYELARQFAQHGFDLLVVAEDAGIVQAAERLEALGVRVESMQVDLAEFEGVEKLYERIQYAGRPVDAIAINAGVGVGGDFARETDLKAELNLISLNITSSVHLAKRVIKDMVARGEGRVLFTSSIAAAMPGPFEAVYSASKAFLLSFSESIRNELKDTGVTVTALMPGPTETNFFHRAGMDDTRVGQQEKDSPELVAKQGFEALMAGADKVVAGSLKNKAFVAAASVLPLTTTAELHRALSEPGSGRH
- a CDS encoding biotin transporter BioY, which produces MKTRDFVHVALFAALVAALGLLPPLPLPWLPVPITAQTLGVMLAGSTLGARKAGLALGLFHVLVAAGLPLLAGGNGGLAVYPGPTGGFFVGWLPAAFLIGWLTERSWARLTVPRAFAINVLGGIGVIYAVGIPWLAVVAALPVSKAALGSLVFVPGDVVKAAIAASTAVTLKRAWPLIPASRPAAPR
- a CDS encoding energy-coupling factor ABC transporter ATP-binding protein; the protein is MIQLHAVHHHFGERPVLQGLELHLTERRVGVVGGNGSGKSTFARLLNGLLVPERGRVLVDGLDTRTDARAIRRQVGFVFQNPDNQIVLPTVEEDLAFGLKNLRLPPAEIAARVTAALRRHDLEGLRHHPAHLLSGGQKQLLALSSVLVMEPRYIVFDEPTTLLDLRNKRRLAQAIHALPQTAIVVSHDLELLHDFDRVLVFEAGRIVADDVPAVALDAYVRSMT
- a CDS encoding TetR/AcrR family transcriptional regulator yields the protein MGSTERRERQRAEVRAAILRMARDMVVREGFEALTMRKLAEAIEYSPAAIYLHFENRDAIARALCLQGFEELLARLEPATREPVASRRLRALADAYVGFGLEQPETYRLLFMTDPKYTTEIFRSDADAGGQSFQVVVRLAEDLQAQGAVSTALAPTALAEVLWAGLHGVVSLKLTCPIFPASSTDTLVETFTALCARTPATP
- a CDS encoding S28 family serine protease — protein: MKRRVVVSSGLCLWLALTACGGEAPNPRPEPGVESPDSGMKDPPVEVPDAGGPAPEVDAGVDAGEPEPEVDAGVDAGEPPPEADAGVDAGEPEPDGGVDGGWDGGSEPGDAGTDGGTGSPDGGGGVCGPSLYESLASTGDARVVANAAEDILVRLRAIPGMTVTEGSSGVSGYRYFSMTYVQPADHTRPDCQSFTQRLALWHTSDTAPMVLSTSGYYLSTGRSEPTRLLGSNQISIEHRFFPPSIPSPEDWSQLTIKQSADDFHRVVQALKPIYGGKWLSTGGSKGGETVVFFRRFYPQDIDGTVAYVAPIAWEDDERFPAFQDAVGGEPQRACRERIHTFQRTVLERRMEMLDLLAAYGARTGRTFNQLGLERALEHAVIETYFAFWQYNYPSSCSSFPGPEATSQQLLNKMDAEVGLSTFADTGSGSIGQYAAYYYQAAVELGWPQPYEAFLGGLIQYPNTDTAPVYSPPGLPLVFKPNAMADVQDWVSTRGERLLFIYGTLDPWSAAAYSLGNAQDSYLFEVPGGNHGASIAQLPEPQRTMARDAVRRWAGVSSLRRLSPAESGPQYPEFAPHLPPWLQGPRAP
- a CDS encoding serine/threonine-protein kinase — its product is MASVLAPASHSNRLLKEFLDQDVVPREMSIARFMCGLASLGCVAALALAGVIGWGLSLTLGGLTFVLALYYGLSLWALGRGSFHPALQWVDSAITVSIPALVFVVDGVFHGPEYALTTPPLVIWGALIVVCALRAGPGLAYFAAGLAAVEYLAVYLVLVHPRLPPEALNTLSPPMVALRCVFLFAYGPLTAMLARLIVSKAEAALSAIREKDVMGKYFLHERLGAGGMAEVFRATYSPEGGFEKQVAIKRVLPAYMDNEEFLALFRREAELGSLLIHPNIVQVLDLGRHQGTLFLTMEYVQGLTLSALLRRVPGRRLPPAVVAYLGVEIAGALGYMHARADTTGEPLGLVHRDLNPPNILLSRVGEVKLSDFGIARAASRASLTQAQAVRGKAGYMAPEQIRGEPLDGRADLFALGLTLHEALTGARTIPGDSEAEMMMATVHQTPKAPSELVPGLSPALDAIVMDLLHQDRARRTPSGEVLQQRLLALTGVEAPLPEGRRQLIELLRQASDQPASTPSSRPMAPGGLAAG